In Antechinus flavipes isolate AdamAnt ecotype Samford, QLD, Australia chromosome 3, AdamAnt_v2, whole genome shotgun sequence, a genomic segment contains:
- the MSL2 gene encoding E3 ubiquitin-protein ligase MSL2 — protein sequence MNPVNATALYISASRLVLNYDPGDPKSFTEINRLLPFFRQSLSCCVCGNLLQDPIAPTNSTCQHYVCKTCKGKKMMMKPSCSWCKDYEQFEENKQLSILVNCYKKLCEYITQTTLARDIIEAVDCSADVLALLKDGSLLCEEMEKPSDSSLALCLTHSPLPSTSEPTSDPQASLSPVSESTLNIDISSSVINGLPTCNGLSIDKFGINIPSPEHSNTIDVCNTGVDIKTEDLSNSLPPVCDSVSTDLCPAGINICSFSEDIKPGDSLLLSVEEVLRSLETVSNTEVVCSNLQPNLEASVSNGPFMQLSSQPLSHVFMSTNPSPHGLSCTAATPKVAKLNRKRSRSESDSEKVQPLPISSIIRGPTLGASAPVTVKRESKISLQPIATVPNGGTTPKISKTVLLSNKSMKKNLEHGPKKSHPKAKPGLLKTKDKATKEKIPSNNVMPGSPTKTVYKKPQEKKGCKCGRATQNPSVLTCRGQRCPCYSNRKACLDCICRGCQNSYMANGEKKLEAFAVPEKALEQTRLTLGINVTSIAVRNASTSTSVINVTGSPVTTFLAASTHDDKSLDEAIDMRYDC from the coding sequence gaaatttGCTGCAAGATCCTATTGCTCCCACCAACTCAACATGTCAACACTATGTTTGCAAAACTTGTAAAGGcaagaaaatgatgatgaagcCGTCATGTAGCTGGTGCAAGGACTATGAACAGTTTGAGGAGAATAAACAATTAAGCATCTTAGTAAACTGCTACAAAAAACTATGTGAATATATAACACAAACTACATTGGCACGGGACATAATAGAAGCAGTTGATTGTTCTGCTGATGTTTTGGCGTTGCTCAAAGATGGATCTTTGCTGTGTGAGGAGATGGAAAAACCCTCAGATTCATCCTTGGCTTTGTGTTTGACACATTCCCCTTTACCTTCAACCTCAGAACCTACTAGTGATCCTCAAGCTAGTTTATCCCCAGTATCTGAAAGCACACTCAATATTGATATCAGCAGTTCTGTTATCAATGGTTTGCCCACTTGTAATGGGCTTTCAATAGATAAGTTTGGTATAAATATTCCTTCACCCGAACATTCAAATACAATTGATGTTTGTAACACTGGAGTTGACATAAAAACTGAAGATCTGTCTAATAGCTTGCCACCtgtctgtgactcagtttctacTGATTTATGTCCAGCAGGAATCAATATCTGCAGTTTCAGTGAAGATATAAAACCTGGTGACTCTTTATTACTTAGTGTTGAAGAAGTACTCCGGAGCTTAGAAACTGTTTCAAACACAGAGGTGGTTTGTTCAAATTTGCAGCCTAATTTGGAAGCTAGTGTATCCAATGGACCTTTTATGCAGCTCTCTTCCCAGCCTCTTAGCCATGTTTTCATGTCCACCAATCCATCACCTCATGGGTTATCATGTACAGCAGCAACACCTAAGGTCGCTAAGTTAAATAGAAAACGATCAAGGTCAGAAAGTGATAGTGAAAAAGTTCAGCCGCTTCCTATTTCTAGCATCATCCGGGGCCCAACACTGGGGGCATCAGCTCCTGTAACAGTGAAACGAGAGAGCAAAATCTCTCTCCAGCCTATAGCCACTGTTCCTAATGGAGGCACTACTCCCAAAATCAGCAAAACTGTACTTTTATCTAATAAAAGcatgaaaaagaatttggaacatgGACCCAAAAAATCTCATCCTAAAGCCAAACCAGGTcttctgaaaacaaaagataaagcaaCAAAGGAAAAGATTCCTAGCAATAATGTTATGCCAGGAAGTCCTACCAAGACTGTGTACAAAAAGCCACAAGAGAAGAAAGGGTGTAAGTGTGGGCGTGCTACTCAAAATCCAAGTGTTCTTACCTGCCGAGGCCAACGCTGCCCTTGCTACTCTAACCGCAAAGCCTGCTTAGACTGTATATGTCGTGGCTGCCAAAACTCATATATGGCCAATGGTGAGAAGAAGCTGGAGGCATTTGCAGTGCCAGAAAAGGCCTTGGAGCAGACCAGGCTCACTTTGGGCATTAATGTGACCAGCATTGCTGTGCGCAATGCCAGCACAAGCACCAGTGTAATTAATGTAACAGGGTCACCAGTAACTACGTTTTTAGCTGCCAGTACACATGACGATAAAAGTTTGGATGAAGCTATAGACATGAGATATGACTGTTAA